The following are encoded together in the Argopecten irradians isolate NY chromosome 5, Ai_NY, whole genome shotgun sequence genome:
- the LOC138322729 gene encoding serine/arginine-rich splicing factor 2-like isoform X2: protein MSSYGRGPPDIEGMASLKVDNLTYRTTPEDLRRAFEKYGDVGDVYIPRDRFTRESRGFAFVRYYDKRDAEDALDSMDGAIMDGRELRVQMARYGRPSESHRSGRMQQRRYGRSRSRSRSRSRGRRSRSRSRRRRSRSRSRSRSRSRSYSRSHSRSKSGSRSRSGSRDISKSPSRSPGHRNHDDECDDD, encoded by the exons ATGAGCAGTTATGGTCGTGGACCGCCCGACATTGAAGGGATGGCATCCCTCAAAGTGGACAATTTAACATACAGGACAACGCCGGAAGATTTGCGGCGTGCCTTCGAAAAATATGGCGACGTTGGAGATGTGTATATTCCCCGCGACAGATTCACACGTGAAAGTAGGGGATTTGCCTTTGTGCGATACTATGACAAACGCGATGCTGAGGATGCACTGGACAGTATGGATGGTGCCATTATGGATGGCAGAGAACTGAGAGTACAAATGGCAAGATACGGTCGTCCAAGCGAGTCCCACCGGAGTGGTCGAATGCAACAACGGCGTTATGG GCGATCAAGGTCACGGTCCAGATCTCGGTCAAGGGGAAGACGATCAAGGTCACGATCAAGGAGAAGGCGAAGTAGGTCTAGATCACGCAGCCGCTCTAGGTCAAGGAGCTACAGCCGTAGTCATAGCAGGAGCAAGAGTGGAAGCCGCAGCAGAAGTGGGTCTAGGGATATCTCCAAATCTCCTTCAAGATCACCTGGTCACAGAAATCATGATGATGAATGTGATGATGATTGA
- the LOC138322728 gene encoding uncharacterized protein, producing the protein MRIHHRRRFISLHMFELYSSDDIPVGNKTLSEDEESETSNLADIADEFEQVDVSEIYDDEENVRLKVTTFQDRVMDVIIKEAGARAEKTEELEFFVEKNSKEANAFREKARRVNWLLRKQNRRLSILLCSTILLTVSVVIVMVILLALGVLG; encoded by the exons ATGAGAATACATCATCGACGCAGGTTCATCTCTTTACATATGTTT GAGCTGTACTCGTCTGACGATATCCCAGTAGGGAATAAAACACTGTCTGAAGATGAGGAATCAGAAACGTCAAACCTTGCTGATATTGCGGACGAATTCGAGCAAGTAGAT GTATCCGAGATATATGACGACGAGGAGAACGTAAGGTTAAAGGTCACTACGTTTCAGGACAGAGTGATGGATGTAATCATCAAGGAAGCTGGCGCACGAGCAGAAAAGACAGAAGAACTGGAGTTCTTTGTCGAGAAAAAT TCAAAAGAAGCCAATGCATTTCGGGAGAAAGCAAGACGCGTGAATTGGCTTCTTCGTAAGCAGAACAGACGACTGAGTATCTTACTCTGTAGCACCATTCTACTCACAGTATCAGTAGTCATAGTGATGGTTATATTACTGGCACTGGGGGTACTGGGATAA
- the LOC138324233 gene encoding uncharacterized protein — MPRRIHSDQGANFVGNLIHQLCDIANIKKSRTTPYHPMGNGSCERFNRTLLGMLGTLDPKDKGDWKRHVGPLVHAYNSIRHDSTGYSPFYLMFGRHPRLPIDLAFGLDIGGKHPTLSKYVSSLRDNLKKSYDLARQYNSVASEHQKRNYDKRARATTLQEGDRVLVRIMAFEGKHKDCRNKWEDDDYVVVRQPNMDVPGKTRPEAKEDIRGSEVLEDSDEDDDSSVVIVDDTEAPGSRHKEGGEQNLSQDKRSRV; from the exons ATGCCTAGACGTATACATTCCGACCAAGGTGCCAATTTCGTCGGTAACTTGATCCACCAGCTCTGCGACATTGCCAACATCAAGAAGAGTAGAACAACGCCGTACCATCCTATGGGGAATGGCAGCTGTGAGAGGTTTAATAGGACATTGCTGGGAATGTTGGGTACACTTGATCCCAAGGATAAAGGAGATTGGAAACGGCACGTCGGTCCTCTTGTTCATGCTTATAACAGCATTCGGCATGATAGTACTGGCTATTCTCCATTCTACTTGATGTTTGGTAGACATCCCAGATTACCAATAGATTTGGCATTTGGATTGGATATTGGAGGGAAACATCCTACGCTGTCCAAATACGTTTCATCTCTTCGGGATAATCTCAAGAAGTCGTACGATTTGGCCAGGCAGTACAACTCAGTGGCATCGGAGCACCAAAAGAGGAACTACGACAAGAGGGCTAGAGCGACAACGTTGCAAGAGGGTGACAGAGTTCTCGTTCGTATAATGGCCTTTGAGGGGAAGCACAAAGATTGCAGAAATAAATGGGAGGATGATGATTACGTCGTGGTTCGtcaaccgaacatggatgtcccTG GGAAGACCAGACCCGAGGCAAAGGAGGATATTAGAGGTTCGGAGGTCTTGGAAGACTCCGATGAGGATGATGACTCGTCAGTTGTCATCGTTGATGATACAGAGGCACCAGGTTCACGTCACAAGGAGGGTGGGGAACAGAATCTCTCCCAGGACAAACGCTCAAGAGTCTGA
- the LOC138322729 gene encoding serine/arginine-rich splicing factor 2-like isoform X1 — MSSYGRGPPDIEGMASLKVDNLTYRTTPEDLRRAFEKYGDVGDVYIPRDRFTRESRGFAFVRYYDKRDAEDALDSMDGAIMDGRELRVQMARYGRPSESHRSGRMQQRRYGYGRSRRSRSRSRSRSRGRRSRSRSRRRRSRSRSRSRSRSRSYSRSHSRSKSGSRSRSGSRDISKSPSRSPGHRNHDDECDDD; from the exons ATGAGCAGTTATGGTCGTGGACCGCCCGACATTGAAGGGATGGCATCCCTCAAAGTGGACAATTTAACATACAGGACAACGCCGGAAGATTTGCGGCGTGCCTTCGAAAAATATGGCGACGTTGGAGATGTGTATATTCCCCGCGACAGATTCACACGTGAAAGTAGGGGATTTGCCTTTGTGCGATACTATGACAAACGCGATGCTGAGGATGCACTGGACAGTATGGATGGTGCCATTATGGATGGCAGAGAACTGAGAGTACAAATGGCAAGATACGGTCGTCCAAGCGAGTCCCACCGGAGTGGTCGAATGCAACAACGGCGTTATGGGTATGGAAGATCTCG GCGATCAAGGTCACGGTCCAGATCTCGGTCAAGGGGAAGACGATCAAGGTCACGATCAAGGAGAAGGCGAAGTAGGTCTAGATCACGCAGCCGCTCTAGGTCAAGGAGCTACAGCCGTAGTCATAGCAGGAGCAAGAGTGGAAGCCGCAGCAGAAGTGGGTCTAGGGATATCTCCAAATCTCCTTCAAGATCACCTGGTCACAGAAATCATGATGATGAATGTGATGATGATTGA